The following coding sequences are from one Bradyrhizobium sp. 200 window:
- a CDS encoding alpha/beta hydrolase, giving the protein MTLVSIPANPVPEDVVSGTIKTPDGAELRFARWAPPAGRKGTVCVFTGRSEQIEKYFETVRDLRDRGFAVAMIDWRGQGHSSRRLRDPRKGYVRDFSDFEVDVETFVQQVVLPDCPPPYFALAHSMGGAVMLRVAHAGKRWFDRMVLSAPMIDLPGRRTAFPTRALLRVMRLMGQGGRYVPGGGDALTGTESFINNPFTSDPVRYARNAAILEEDPTLGIGSPTVAWADTAFRAMHTFRGMNYPSEIRQPILMLAASNDSIVSTAAIEEFAYHLRAGSHLVIAGSKHEILQEQDRYRGQFWAAFDAFVPGTPLFK; this is encoded by the coding sequence ATGACGCTTGTCTCGATCCCTGCCAACCCTGTTCCGGAGGACGTCGTCTCAGGCACGATCAAGACGCCCGACGGCGCGGAATTGCGGTTCGCACGCTGGGCGCCGCCGGCAGGGCGCAAGGGCACGGTCTGCGTCTTCACCGGGCGCAGCGAGCAGATCGAGAAGTATTTCGAGACGGTGCGCGACTTGCGCGATCGCGGATTCGCGGTGGCGATGATCGACTGGCGCGGCCAGGGGCATTCCTCGCGCCGCCTGCGCGACCCACGCAAGGGCTATGTCCGCGACTTCTCCGATTTCGAGGTCGACGTCGAAACCTTCGTGCAGCAGGTGGTGCTGCCGGATTGCCCGCCGCCCTATTTCGCGCTGGCGCATTCGATGGGCGGAGCGGTCATGCTGCGGGTGGCGCATGCGGGAAAGCGCTGGTTCGACCGCATGGTGCTGTCGGCGCCGATGATCGACCTGCCGGGGCGCAGGACCGCGTTCCCGACGCGGGCGTTGCTTCGGGTGATGCGGCTGATGGGGCAGGGCGGCCGCTACGTGCCCGGCGGCGGCGACGCGCTGACCGGAACGGAATCCTTCATCAACAATCCCTTCACCAGCGATCCCGTGCGCTACGCCCGCAACGCCGCGATCCTGGAAGAAGATCCGACGCTGGGCATCGGCTCGCCGACGGTGGCCTGGGCCGATACCGCGTTCAGGGCGATGCATACCTTTCGTGGCATGAACTACCCGTCAGAAATCCGCCAGCCGATCCTGATGCTGGCCGCCAGCAACGACAGCATTGTTTCGACGGCCGCGATCGAAGAGTTCGCCTACCATCTGCGCGCCGGCTCGCATCTGGTAATCGCGGGCTCCAAGCACGAGATCCTGCAGGAGCAGGACCGCTACCGCGGGCAATTCTGGGCGGCGTTCGACGCGTTCGTGCCGGGCACGCCGTTGTTCAAATAG
- a CDS encoding Hsp20 family protein, with protein MRTYDLTPFYRSTVGFDRFFNLLDQAASDGSPGYPPYNIERTGENAYRISVAVSGFSQGELSIVAKENTLTIKGEKSANENGKDNSEVLYRGIAARAFERIFQLADFVQVKNASLENGLLHVDLVREIPEAKKPRNIPINSGAKAPQVVDASVAA; from the coding sequence ATGCGTACCTACGATCTCACTCCGTTCTATCGTTCCACCGTCGGCTTCGACCGCTTCTTCAACCTGCTCGATCAGGCGGCTTCAGACGGCAGCCCCGGCTATCCCCCCTACAATATCGAGCGCACCGGCGAGAACGCCTACCGCATCAGCGTTGCGGTCTCCGGCTTCTCGCAAGGCGAGCTTTCGATCGTCGCGAAGGAAAACACGCTGACGATCAAGGGCGAGAAGTCAGCCAACGAGAACGGCAAGGACAATTCCGAAGTGCTCTACCGCGGCATCGCGGCGCGTGCCTTCGAGCGCATCTTCCAGCTTGCCGATTTCGTGCAGGTGAAGAACGCCTCGCTCGAGAACGGCCTGCTCCACGTCGATCTCGTCCGCGAGATTCCCGAGGCCAAGAAGCCGCGCAACATTCCGATCAATTCCGGCGCGAAGGCCCCGCAGGTAGTCGACGCTTCGGTCGCTGCGTAA
- a CDS encoding alpha/beta hydrolase, with protein sequence MKTLRTLTVIAGILAGSLGVQTAPALAAAPLKARNVVLVHGAWADGSSWAQVIPKLQAAGLHVTAVQNPLTSLEDSVAETRRVLAQQDGPTVLVAHSWGGTVISEVGTDPKVTGLVYIAARAPDAGEDFVALSQKFPAGPARAGVQVHDGFTKLSEDAFLKYFANGVDPTTAKVLYAVQWPTAASIFAGRTTAAAWRSKPSWYAVSKQDYTINPDLERFLAKRMNATTVELDAGHLSLVSQPDKVADLILDAAGQHE encoded by the coding sequence ATGAAGACCTTACGAACACTGACAGTCATTGCCGGCATCCTTGCCGGATCGCTCGGCGTGCAGACGGCGCCGGCGCTGGCCGCGGCACCGCTCAAGGCCAGGAACGTCGTGCTGGTGCACGGCGCGTGGGCCGACGGATCGAGCTGGGCACAGGTCATTCCAAAGCTACAGGCCGCTGGCCTCCACGTCACCGCGGTACAGAATCCACTGACCTCGCTGGAAGATTCGGTTGCCGAGACACGCCGCGTTTTGGCGCAACAGGACGGCCCGACGGTGCTGGTGGCGCATTCCTGGGGCGGCACCGTGATCAGTGAAGTAGGCACCGACCCGAAGGTCACGGGGCTCGTCTATATCGCGGCGCGCGCGCCCGATGCCGGCGAGGATTTCGTGGCGCTGTCGCAGAAGTTTCCGGCAGGCCCCGCGCGCGCCGGCGTGCAGGTGCATGACGGCTTCACCAAACTGTCCGAGGATGCCTTCCTGAAATATTTCGCCAACGGCGTCGATCCGACGACCGCGAAAGTTCTCTACGCCGTGCAGTGGCCGACCGCGGCGTCCATCTTCGCCGGCCGCACCACCGCTGCCGCGTGGCGCAGCAAGCCGAGCTGGTACGCGGTATCGAAGCAGGACTACACGATCAATCCCGACCTCGAGCGGTTCCTGGCCAAGCGGATGAACGCCACGACGGTCGAACTGGACGCCGGCCACCTGTCGCTGGTCTCGCAGCCGGACAAGGTCGCCGACCTGATCCTGGATGCCGCAGGCCAGCACGAATAA
- a CDS encoding glutamate synthase subunit beta translates to MGKITGFLEIDRNERKYAPVPERLKHYREFVIPLSEKDTRDQAARCMNCGIPYCHGTGSVAPGTPGCPVNNQIPDFNDLVYQSNWEEASRNLHSTNNFPEFTGRICPAPCEASCTLNIDDNPVTIKTIECAIVDRAWDNGWLKPEIAPAKTGKKVAIVGSGPAGLAAAQQLARAGHDVHVYEKFAKAGGLLRYGIPDFKMEKHVIDRRVAQMEAEGVTFHYGVHVGGTSQSAIDPRELLNQYDAVALTGGAEAGRDLPIPGRDLDGIHFAMDFLPQQNRRVSSEPLGAAADILAGGKHVVVIGGGDTGSDCIGTSFRQGAKSVTQLEIMPAPPEHENKGVTWPNWPLKMRTSSSQAEGAQREFAVLTQKFSGVDGKVQKLHCVKVDDKFKPIAGTEFELDAQLVLLAMGFVHPVHEGMLKTLGVDLDQRGNVRANMQDYQTSLPNVFSAGDMRRGQSLVVWAIREGRLCARAIDQYLMGTTTLPR, encoded by the coding sequence ATGGGCAAGATCACAGGTTTTCTCGAGATTGACCGCAACGAACGCAAGTATGCGCCGGTCCCCGAGCGGTTGAAGCATTATCGCGAATTCGTCATTCCCCTGAGCGAGAAAGACACTCGCGACCAGGCCGCACGCTGCATGAATTGCGGCATCCCCTATTGCCACGGCACCGGCTCGGTGGCGCCGGGCACGCCGGGCTGCCCGGTCAACAACCAGATCCCCGATTTCAACGACCTCGTCTATCAGAGCAACTGGGAAGAGGCCTCGCGCAACCTGCACTCGACCAACAATTTTCCCGAGTTCACCGGCCGCATCTGCCCTGCCCCGTGCGAGGCGTCCTGCACGCTCAACATCGACGACAACCCGGTCACCATCAAGACCATCGAATGCGCGATCGTCGATCGCGCCTGGGACAATGGCTGGCTGAAGCCCGAGATTGCGCCCGCCAAGACCGGCAAGAAGGTCGCGATCGTCGGCTCCGGCCCGGCGGGACTTGCGGCCGCGCAGCAGCTCGCGCGCGCCGGCCATGACGTCCATGTCTACGAAAAATTCGCCAAGGCCGGCGGATTGCTTCGGTATGGCATTCCCGACTTCAAGATGGAAAAGCACGTCATCGACCGCCGCGTGGCGCAGATGGAAGCCGAGGGCGTCACGTTCCACTATGGCGTCCATGTCGGCGGCACCTCGCAGAGCGCGATCGATCCGCGCGAACTGCTCAACCAGTATGACGCGGTGGCGTTGACCGGTGGCGCCGAGGCCGGCCGCGATTTGCCCATTCCGGGCCGCGACCTCGACGGCATCCATTTCGCGATGGACTTCCTGCCGCAACAGAACCGCCGCGTCTCCTCCGAACCGCTCGGTGCGGCCGCGGACATTCTCGCCGGCGGCAAGCATGTCGTCGTGATCGGCGGCGGCGACACCGGTTCGGACTGCATCGGCACTTCATTCCGGCAGGGCGCAAAATCCGTCACGCAGCTTGAAATCATGCCGGCGCCGCCCGAGCACGAGAACAAGGGCGTGACTTGGCCGAACTGGCCCTTGAAGATGCGGACCTCGTCGAGCCAGGCCGAAGGCGCGCAACGCGAATTCGCGGTGCTGACGCAGAAATTCTCCGGCGTCGACGGCAAGGTGCAGAAGCTGCATTGCGTCAAGGTCGATGACAAGTTCAAGCCGATCGCCGGCACCGAATTCGAACTCGACGCGCAGCTTGTGCTGCTCGCCATGGGCTTCGTGCATCCGGTGCACGAGGGCATGCTGAAGACGCTCGGCGTCGACCTTGACCAGCGCGGCAACGTCCGCGCCAACATGCAGGATTACCAGACCTCGCTGCCCAACGTCTTCTCCGCCGGCGACATGCGCCGCGGCCAGTCGCTGGTGGTCTGGGCGATCCGCGAGGGCCGTCTCTGCGCGCGGGCCATCGACCAGTATCTGATGGGGACGACGACGCTGCCGCGGTGA
- a CDS encoding GFA family protein gives MPRLEPVQSDTNRAGDISGLESAIMIRGSCLCGAVRFEVDKVRSITHCHCANCRKLTGAAFATYAHVEVDKFRFSAGEDMTVRYESAPGSFRYRCKICGCLTPGKASYLETVSIPAGLFDDDPVVRPRLHVFTSSRAPWWTILDDLPQHEKWVPGYGPEP, from the coding sequence TTGCCGCGGCTTGAGCCGGTTCAATCGGACACGAACCGCGCTGGCGATATTTCGGGTCTGGAGAGTGCCATCATGATTCGTGGAAGCTGCCTGTGCGGCGCGGTCAGGTTTGAGGTCGATAAGGTGCGATCGATCACGCACTGCCATTGTGCCAATTGCCGCAAGCTTACCGGCGCAGCATTCGCAACTTACGCTCACGTCGAAGTTGACAAGTTCCGATTTTCGGCAGGCGAGGACATGACCGTGCGCTATGAATCCGCGCCCGGCAGTTTCCGCTATCGTTGCAAGATCTGTGGCTGCCTGACGCCAGGCAAGGCAAGTTATCTGGAGACGGTCAGCATCCCCGCTGGTTTGTTCGACGATGATCCCGTGGTTCGGCCGCGCCTGCACGTGTTTACTTCGTCGCGCGCGCCCTGGTGGACGATTCTGGACGACTTGCCCCAGCATGAAAAATGGGTTCCGGGCTATGGGCCGGAGCCGTAG
- the gltB gene encoding glutamate synthase large subunit gives MSGSEFERENIVAETLSATAASKPADIAREHDWRPPAEGLYDLSMEKDSCGVGFIANIKGKKSHQIVSDAINILCNLEHRGAVGADPRAGDGAGILVQIPHAFFARKAAALGFKLPEPGHYAIGALFMPKETAWRKVIQSIIAEQIKEEGLVLLGWRDVPSDNSSLGVTVKPTEPYHMQVFIGRNGTAKTEEEFERRLYILRKSISQAIYQRRERGLAGYYPVSLSCRTVIYKGMFLADQLGKYYPDLHEADFESALALVHQRFSTNTFPTWSLAHPYRMIAHNGEINTLRGNVNWMAARQASVHSELYGKDISRLWPISYEGQSDTACFDNALEFLVQGGYSLPHAVMMMIPEAWAGNPLMDETRRAFYEYHAALMEPWDGPAAIAFTDGRQIGATLDRNGLRPARYLVTKDDRIVMASEMGVLKIPEDQIVTKWRLQPGKMLLVDLEQGRLIPDDEIKATLAKSHPYSDWLHRTQLVLEELPDAPTKGMRSNLPLLDRQQAFGYSQEDINILMTPMAATGEEAAGSMGNDTPISALSDRPKPLFTYFKQNFAQVTNPPIDPIREELVMSLVSIIGPRPNLFDLQGMASTKRLEVRQPILTDADLEKIRSISDVADTHFKSRTLDTTFHAGFGAAGMEQVLDELCARAEGAVREGVNIIILSDRMAGSDRIPIPSLLACAAVHHHLIRTGLRTSVGLVVESGEPREVHHFACLAGYGAEAINPYLAFETIIAMKDRLPGALDDYEIVKRYIKSIGKGLLKVMSKMGISTYQSYCGAQIFDAVGLKADFVAKYFAGTHTRIEGVGLAEIAEETARRHTDAFGDAQVYKTALDVGGEYAYRTRGEDHAWTAESVSTLQHAVRGNSLERYRAFAKILNEQSERLLTLRGLFRIKTAEDEKRKPLKLDQVEPAKEIVKRFATGAMSFGSISREAHTTLAIAMNRIGGKSNTGEGGEESDRFKPMPNGDSMRSAIKQVASGRFGVTTEYLVNSDMMQIKMAQGAKPGEGGQLPGHKVDATIARVRHSTPGVGLISPPPHHDIYSIEDLAQLIYDLKNVNPDGQVSVKLVSEIGVGTVAAGVAKARADHVTIAGFEGGTGASPLTSIKHAGSPWEIGLAETHQTLVRERLRSRIVVQVDGGFRTGRDVVIGALLGADEFGFATAPLIAAGCIMMRKCHLNTCPVGVATQDPVLRKRFTGQPEHVINYFFFVAEEVREIMAQLGYKKFDEMVGQTQMLDQSTLVAHWKAKGLDFSKLFVRQKEEKGQKIYHAEAQNHHLEKVLDRRLIEKAQAALDRGAPVRIEEEINNTDRSAGAMLSGAVAKIYGHAGLPLDTIHVSLKGTAGQAFGAWLARGVTFDLEGEGNDYVGKGLSGGRIIVKPPRNSGIVPEESIIVGNTVMYGAIEGECYFRGIAGERFAVRNSGAVAVVEGAGDHCCEYMTGGIVVVLGKTGRNFAAGMSGGIAYVLDEAGDFAKLCNMAMVELEPVLSEEMINANTYHHTGDLEAHGRVDVFQNLLDSDVERLHVLITRHAKLTGSKKAAEILANWTAWLPKFRKVMPVEYRRALKEMKANADAEPKIAIGA, from the coding sequence ATGAGCGGGTCGGAATTCGAGCGCGAAAACATCGTGGCAGAAACACTGTCGGCGACCGCGGCTTCGAAACCGGCCGATATCGCGCGCGAGCATGACTGGCGTCCGCCGGCCGAGGGCCTGTACGACCTCAGCATGGAGAAGGATTCCTGCGGCGTCGGCTTCATCGCCAACATCAAGGGCAAGAAGTCGCATCAGATCGTCTCCGACGCGATCAACATTCTGTGCAACCTCGAGCATCGCGGCGCGGTCGGCGCCGATCCGCGTGCCGGCGACGGCGCCGGCATTCTGGTGCAGATCCCGCATGCCTTCTTCGCCCGCAAGGCCGCCGCGCTCGGCTTCAAGCTGCCGGAGCCCGGCCACTACGCCATCGGCGCGCTGTTCATGCCGAAGGAGACGGCCTGGCGAAAGGTGATCCAGAGCATCATCGCCGAACAGATCAAGGAAGAGGGTCTCGTGCTGCTCGGCTGGCGCGACGTGCCGTCCGACAACTCCTCGCTCGGCGTAACCGTCAAGCCGACCGAGCCTTACCACATGCAGGTGTTCATCGGCCGCAACGGCACGGCGAAGACCGAGGAAGAGTTCGAGCGAAGGCTTTACATCCTGCGGAAGTCGATCTCGCAGGCGATCTATCAACGCCGCGAGCGCGGGCTCGCCGGCTATTACCCGGTCTCGCTGTCGTGCCGCACCGTGATCTACAAGGGCATGTTCCTCGCCGACCAGCTCGGCAAGTACTATCCCGACCTGCATGAAGCAGATTTCGAGAGCGCGCTGGCGCTGGTGCATCAGCGCTTTTCGACCAACACCTTCCCGACCTGGTCGCTGGCGCATCCCTACCGGATGATCGCCCACAACGGCGAAATCAACACGCTGCGCGGCAACGTCAACTGGATGGCGGCGCGCCAGGCTTCCGTGCATTCGGAGCTCTACGGCAAGGACATCAGCCGGCTGTGGCCGATCTCCTACGAAGGCCAGAGCGACACCGCCTGCTTCGACAACGCGCTCGAATTCCTGGTGCAGGGCGGCTACTCGCTGCCGCACGCCGTGATGATGATGATTCCGGAAGCGTGGGCCGGCAATCCGCTGATGGATGAGACGCGGCGCGCCTTCTACGAATATCATGCAGCGCTGATGGAGCCGTGGGACGGGCCCGCCGCGATCGCCTTTACCGACGGCCGCCAGATCGGCGCCACGCTCGATCGCAACGGGCTTCGCCCCGCGCGCTATCTCGTCACCAAGGACGACCGCATCGTGATGGCGTCCGAAATGGGCGTGCTGAAGATCCCCGAGGACCAGATCGTCACCAAGTGGCGGCTGCAGCCCGGCAAGATGCTGCTGGTCGACCTCGAACAGGGACGCCTGATTCCGGACGACGAGATCAAGGCGACGCTGGCCAAGAGCCATCCCTACAGCGACTGGCTGCATCGCACCCAGCTCGTGCTGGAGGAATTGCCCGACGCTCCCACCAAGGGGATGCGCTCGAACCTGCCGCTCTTGGACCGGCAGCAGGCGTTCGGCTATTCGCAGGAAGACATCAACATCCTGATGACGCCGATGGCGGCCACCGGCGAAGAAGCCGCGGGCTCGATGGGCAACGACACGCCGATCTCGGCGCTGTCGGACCGGCCAAAGCCGCTCTTCACCTACTTCAAGCAGAATTTCGCGCAGGTCACCAACCCGCCGATCGATCCGATCCGCGAGGAACTGGTCATGAGCCTCGTCTCGATCATCGGGCCGCGGCCGAACCTGTTCGACCTGCAGGGCATGGCCTCGACCAAGCGGCTCGAAGTGCGCCAGCCGATCCTCACCGATGCGGACCTGGAAAAGATCCGCTCGATCTCCGACGTCGCGGACACGCATTTCAAGTCGCGCACGCTTGACACCACCTTCCATGCCGGCTTCGGCGCGGCGGGGATGGAACAGGTGCTCGATGAACTCTGCGCGCGCGCCGAAGGCGCGGTGCGCGAAGGCGTCAACATCATCATCCTGTCGGACCGCATGGCGGGCTCGGACCGGATTCCGATTCCCTCGCTGCTCGCCTGCGCCGCTGTGCATCATCATCTGATCCGCACCGGCCTGCGTACCTCGGTCGGTCTCGTCGTCGAATCCGGCGAGCCGCGCGAAGTGCATCATTTCGCCTGTCTGGCCGGCTATGGCGCCGAGGCGATCAATCCGTATCTGGCGTTCGAAACCATCATCGCGATGAAGGATCGCCTGCCCGGCGCGCTCGACGACTACGAGATCGTCAAGCGCTACATCAAGTCGATCGGCAAGGGCCTGCTCAAGGTGATGTCCAAGATGGGCATCTCGACCTACCAGTCCTATTGCGGCGCACAGATTTTTGACGCCGTCGGGCTGAAGGCTGACTTTGTCGCAAAGTATTTCGCCGGCACCCACACCCGCATCGAAGGTGTGGGACTGGCCGAAATCGCCGAGGAAACCGCCCGCCGCCATACGGACGCGTTCGGCGACGCGCAGGTCTACAAGACCGCGCTCGATGTCGGCGGCGAATATGCCTATCGCACCCGCGGCGAGGATCACGCCTGGACCGCGGAGTCCGTCTCGACGCTGCAGCATGCCGTGCGCGGCAACTCGCTGGAGCGCTACCGTGCCTTCGCAAAGATCCTCAACGAGCAGTCCGAGCGGCTGTTGACGCTGCGCGGCCTGTTCCGGATCAAGACCGCCGAGGACGAGAAGCGGAAGCCCCTAAAGCTCGACCAGGTCGAGCCCGCCAAGGAGATCGTCAAGCGCTTCGCCACGGGAGCCATGTCGTTCGGCTCGATCTCGCGCGAGGCGCATACCACGCTCGCGATCGCCATGAACCGGATCGGCGGCAAGTCGAACACCGGCGAAGGCGGCGAAGAGTCCGATCGCTTCAAGCCGATGCCGAACGGCGATTCGATGCGCTCGGCGATCAAGCAGGTCGCCTCGGGCCGCTTCGGCGTGACGACGGAATATCTCGTCAACTCCGACATGATGCAGATCAAGATGGCGCAGGGCGCCAAGCCCGGCGAAGGCGGCCAGTTGCCCGGCCACAAGGTCGACGCGACCATTGCGCGCGTGCGGCATTCGACGCCCGGCGTCGGTCTCATTTCACCGCCGCCGCATCACGACATCTATTCGATCGAGGATCTGGCGCAGCTCATCTACGACCTCAAGAACGTCAATCCGGACGGCCAGGTCTCGGTCAAGCTGGTGTCCGAAATCGGCGTCGGCACGGTGGCCGCGGGCGTTGCGAAAGCGCGCGCCGACCATGTCACCATCGCGGGCTTCGAGGGCGGCACCGGCGCCTCCCCCCTCACCTCGATCAAGCACGCAGGTTCGCCGTGGGAAATCGGCCTTGCCGAAACCCACCAGACACTGGTGCGCGAGCGGCTGCGCAGCCGCATCGTGGTCCAGGTCGACGGCGGCTTCCGCACCGGACGCGACGTCGTGATCGGCGCGCTGCTGGGCGCCGACGAGTTCGGCTTCGCCACCGCGCCCTTGATCGCGGCCGGCTGCATCATGATGCGCAAGTGCCATCTCAACACCTGCCCGGTCGGCGTCGCGACGCAGGATCCGGTGCTGCGCAAGCGCTTCACCGGGCAGCCCGAGCACGTCATCAACTACTTCTTCTTCGTCGCCGAGGAAGTGCGCGAGATCATGGCGCAGCTCGGCTACAAGAAGTTCGACGAGATGGTCGGCCAGACCCAGATGCTCGACCAGTCCACACTGGTAGCGCACTGGAAGGCCAAGGGGCTCGATTTCTCGAAACTCTTCGTTCGCCAGAAGGAAGAGAAGGGCCAGAAGATCTATCACGCCGAGGCCCAGAACCATCATCTGGAGAAGGTGCTCGACCGCCGCCTGATCGAGAAGGCGCAGGCTGCGCTCGACCGCGGCGCACCGGTCAGAATCGAGGAAGAGATCAACAACACCGACCGCTCCGCCGGTGCGATGCTTTCCGGCGCGGTGGCCAAGATCTACGGCCATGCCGGGCTGCCGCTTGACACCATCCACGTCAGCCTGAAGGGCACCGCGGGCCAGGCGTTCGGCGCGTGGCTTGCACGCGGCGTCACCTTTGACCTCGAAGGCGAAGGCAACGATTATGTCGGCAAGGGTCTTTCGGGTGGCCGCATCATCGTCAAGCCGCCGCGGAACTCCGGCATCGTGCCGGAAGAATCCATCATCGTCGGCAACACGGTGATGTACGGGGCGATCGAAGGCGAATGCTATTTCCGCGGCATCGCCGGCGAGCGCTTTGCGGTGCGTAACTCGGGCGCGGTCGCGGTCGTCGAAGGCGCCGGCGATCACTGCTGCGAGTACATGACGGGCGGCATCGTGGTGGTGCTGGGCAAGACCGGGCGCAACTTTGCGGCCGGCATGTCCGGCGGCATCGCCTATGTGCTGGACGAGGCCGGCGACTTCGCAAAACTCTGCAACATGGCGATGGTCGAACTGGAGCCGGTACTCTCGGAAGAGATGATCAACGCCAATACCTATCACCACACCGGCGATCTCGAAGCGCATGGCCGGGTCGACGTGTTCCAGAACCTGCTCGACTCCGACGTCGAGCGGCTGCACGTGCTGATCACGCGCCACGCCAAGCTGACCGGCTCGAAGAAGGCCGCCGAGATCCTCGCCAACTGGACGGCCTGGCTGCCGAAATTCCGCAAGGTGATGCCGGTGGAATACCGCCGCGCGCTGAAGGAAATGAAGGCGAACGCCGACGCCGAACCAAAAATCGCGATCGGGGCTTAG
- a CDS encoding BA14K family protein, with the protein MRTQGTGNSVRQRFTRVLAAGALLFMYAFGMVATTGAFVAAGVSPAFAQRGRGGGWGRGRGGGWGRGRGRGNGVGAAIGIGVGAAIIGGAIAASAAEQQRRDAVSYCMQRYRSYDPNSQTYLGNDGLRRPCP; encoded by the coding sequence ATGAGAACTCAGGGAACGGGCAATTCCGTTCGCCAGCGTTTTACACGCGTATTGGCGGCGGGTGCTCTGCTATTCATGTACGCATTCGGCATGGTTGCCACGACCGGCGCCTTTGTTGCGGCGGGCGTCTCTCCGGCGTTCGCGCAGCGCGGACGGGGCGGCGGCTGGGGCCGAGGCCGGGGCGGCGGCTGGGGCCGAGGTCGAGGTCGAGGTAACGGTGTCGGCGCGGCGATCGGCATCGGGGTCGGCGCGGCCATCATCGGCGGCGCGATCGCGGCGAGTGCCGCCGAGCAGCAGCGGCGTGACGCCGTCAGCTATTGCATGCAGCGCTATCGCTCGTACGATCCCAACAGCCAGACCTATCTGGGCAATGACGGCCTTCGCCGCCCCTGCC